Proteins encoded in a region of the Mucispirillum schaedleri ASF457 genome:
- the ribF gene encoding riboflavin biosynthesis protein RibF codes for MKVIYGIENVSIKEKCAVCIGNFDGLHLGHRLIISVLKKEAEQRGLKSVIMTFEPHPFRYFNKPINLISTHKKRMDKFLEQETDYLVIAKFNNSLADLSPEQFVKDILVEKLNAALIIVGTDYRFGSSKSGNTSLLAQLGKKYGFQCMFAHKLKDTGGVDISSSRIRSLLEQGYVEEAGRFLSSPYSLDGEVIHGDKIGRTFGYPTINLKTVNEMIPAFGVYAAKVKIKGKIYNAMAYIGKRPTINNEPALRVEANIFDFNEEIYGEYAEIILYKYLRSDIKFNSFDELKAQMGKDKREIQAYFKNIDNLNEY; via the coding sequence ATGAAAGTTATTTATGGTATTGAAAATGTATCTATAAAAGAAAAATGTGCAGTATGTATTGGCAATTTTGACGGTCTGCATTTAGGTCACAGGCTTATTATATCAGTATTAAAAAAGGAAGCAGAGCAAAGGGGTTTAAAAAGTGTTATTATGACATTTGAGCCGCACCCTTTCAGATATTTTAATAAGCCTATAAACCTTATTTCTACACATAAAAAAAGAATGGATAAATTTTTAGAGCAGGAAACAGATTATCTTGTAATTGCAAAATTTAACAACAGTCTTGCAGATTTAAGCCCTGAGCAGTTTGTAAAAGATATACTTGTAGAAAAATTAAATGCTGCACTCATTATTGTAGGCACAGATTACAGGTTTGGAAGTAGTAAATCTGGCAATACATCACTTTTAGCTCAGCTTGGAAAAAAATATGGTTTTCAATGTATGTTTGCTCACAAGTTAAAGGATACTGGTGGTGTAGATATATCAAGCTCACGAATACGCTCTTTATTAGAGCAGGGGTATGTAGAAGAAGCTGGCAGGTTTCTATCTTCTCCATACAGTTTAGATGGTGAAGTTATCCATGGTGATAAAATAGGCAGAACTTTTGGATACCCTACAATAAATTTGAAAACTGTCAATGAAATGATACCTGCTTTTGGAGTGTATGCTGCAAAAGTTAAAATAAAAGGTAAAATATATAATGCTATGGCTTATATAGGCAAAAGACCTACTATAAATAATGAGCCTGCACTAAGGGTGGAAGCAAATATTTTTGACTTTAATGAAGAAATTTATGGAGAATATGCAGAAATAATATTGTATAAATATCTGCGAAGTGATATAAAATTTAATTCATTTGATGAATTAAAGGCTCAAATGGGTAAAGATAAAAGAGAAATACAAGCATATTTTAAAAATATAGATAATTTAAATGAATATTAG
- the rimO gene encoding 30S ribosomal protein S12 methylthiotransferase RimO encodes MNKKKISYVSLGCAKNQVDFEYLIGELSNYGFAAETDPAKCDAVIINTCGFIEPAVKEAVDNILQMENLISKKAKLIVTGCMVERYKDDILKEMPEIDFITGVGKLSEAADYLCKEFNIAKKAGQSFRTIINAPYYAYVKISEGCNNTCAFCVIPNIRGRLKSRTMEDIEQEIEMLAADGVKEIIIISQDTTQYGMDIYGEEKLIPLMKKLTERFDNLLFRMLYLNPEGVTEEVIKFVAETKNVIKYFEVPVQHASDKILTKMRRASTRQVIDNVFDTIRKLCPEAFIRTTFITGFPGESEEDFNEICKFIEDKKPDYAGFFPYYKEEGSIAYNYHDDIDEKTKKLRIKKLQSMQKKITSARLKEYKKKEFICFIDKVNDDFEFILEGRALFQAPDTDGKLYVTDGIADNGSGPYRCIINKIAYPDIYVTFLENNNG; translated from the coding sequence ATGAATAAGAAAAAAATAAGTTATGTAAGTTTGGGCTGTGCAAAAAATCAGGTTGATTTTGAATATTTAATAGGTGAGCTTTCAAATTACGGCTTTGCGGCAGAAACGGACCCTGCAAAATGTGATGCTGTTATTATTAATACATGCGGTTTTATTGAGCCTGCTGTTAAAGAGGCTGTAGATAATATACTTCAAATGGAAAATCTTATATCTAAAAAAGCAAAATTAATAGTTACAGGCTGTATGGTTGAAAGATATAAAGATGATATATTAAAAGAAATGCCAGAGATAGATTTTATTACAGGTGTTGGAAAGCTGAGTGAAGCAGCAGATTATCTGTGTAAAGAGTTTAATATAGCAAAAAAAGCGGGGCAGAGTTTCAGAACAATAATTAATGCACCATATTATGCTTATGTAAAAATTAGTGAAGGCTGTAATAATACATGTGCATTTTGTGTTATCCCAAATATCCGTGGCAGGCTTAAAAGCAGGACTATGGAAGATATTGAGCAGGAAATTGAAATGCTTGCAGCAGATGGTGTAAAAGAGATTATTATTATAAGTCAGGATACTACTCAGTATGGTATGGATATATATGGTGAAGAAAAGCTGATACCGCTTATGAAAAAACTTACAGAAAGGTTTGATAATCTGCTTTTTAGAATGCTTTATTTAAATCCGGAAGGTGTAACAGAAGAAGTTATTAAGTTTGTGGCAGAAACAAAAAATGTTATTAAATATTTTGAAGTGCCAGTTCAGCATGCAAGTGATAAAATACTTACAAAGATGAGGCGTGCTTCTACAAGGCAGGTTATAGATAATGTATTTGATACAATTAGAAAATTATGCCCTGAAGCATTTATCCGCACTACATTTATTACAGGTTTTCCGGGGGAAAGTGAAGAAGATTTCAATGAGATATGCAAATTTATAGAAGATAAAAAGCCTGATTATGCTGGTTTTTTCCCATATTATAAAGAAGAAGGCTCTATTGCATATAATTATCATGATGATATTGATGAGAAAACAAAAAAATTAAGAATAAAAAAGCTGCAAAGCATGCAGAAAAAAATAACAAGTGCCAGATTAAAAGAATATAAAAAGAAAGAGTTTATATGCTTTATAGATAAAGTAAATGATGATTTTGAGTTTATACTTGAGGGCAGGGCATTATTTCAGGCACCAGATACTGACGGTAAACTTTATGTAACAGATGGTATTGCAGATAATGGCAGCGGTCCATACAGATGTATTATTAATAAAATAGCATATCCAGATATATATGTTACTTTTTTGGAGAATAATAATGGCTAG
- a CDS encoding outer membrane protein assembly factor BamD: MARFLYILLIIFALYGCAKEVELDKPASYYEEMGDSLASEGKFVKAAERYEQALVRAESPEYAATIQLALADSYFLAGKYIDAIPIYEVYLEVYQGWESAKLATVRVGLAYFNLVRYASQDQTNTERALFYLEEVKNKYPDLVEEYDVDLRIQLLRERLAKKEMQIAFYYARILKPESEILRYKYVVTHYSDTIYYGEAVYKVVKLLLEKDELDEAEYYLLKLISDDKENKYVEKTQELIYKYIDKKIYRYIDKKEKERLKALKDGKSVKSNENENMEEKPEETVNEPETEVNQQENQEQPAQEENNIHNNQD; this comes from the coding sequence ATGGCTAGATTTTTATATATTTTACTAATAATTTTTGCCTTATATGGCTGTGCAAAGGAAGTGGAGCTTGATAAGCCTGCATCATATTATGAAGAGATGGGGGATAGTCTTGCATCAGAAGGCAAGTTTGTAAAGGCAGCAGAAAGATATGAGCAGGCTCTTGTTCGTGCTGAATCTCCAGAATATGCAGCAACTATCCAGCTTGCTCTTGCAGACAGCTACTTTTTAGCAGGTAAATATATAGATGCAATTCCTATATATGAAGTATATTTAGAAGTATATCAAGGCTGGGAAAGTGCAAAACTTGCCACTGTCCGTGTAGGGCTTGCATACTTTAATTTAGTCCGCTATGCTTCTCAGGACCAGACAAACACAGAGCGTGCATTATTTTATTTAGAAGAAGTAAAAAATAAATATCCTGATTTAGTGGAAGAATACGATGTTGATTTAAGGATACAGCTTTTAAGAGAGCGTCTTGCTAAAAAAGAAATGCAGATAGCTTTTTACTATGCAAGAATATTAAAGCCTGAGTCTGAAATTTTAAGATATAAATATGTAGTAACACATTACAGTGATACAATATATTATGGTGAAGCAGTATATAAGGTTGTAAAACTACTGTTAGAGAAAGATGAGCTTGATGAAGCAGAATATTATCTTTTAAAATTAATAAGTGATGATAAAGAAAATAAATATGTAGAAAAAACTCAAGAATTAATATATAAATATATAGATAAAAAAATATATAGATATATAGATAAAAAAGAAAAAGAGCGTTTAAAAGCATTAAAAGATGGCAAATCTGTAAAATCTAATGAAAATGAAAATATGGAAGAAAAACCTGAAGAAACAGTAAATGAGCCTGAAACAGAAGTTAATCAGCAGGAAAATCAAGAACAGCCAGCACAGGAAGAAAATAATATCCATAATAATCAAGATTAA
- the serS gene encoding serine--tRNA ligase, giving the protein MLDLKFIISNLEEVKEKTKARNYSFDFDCLIQKDVLRKSVISEVEKLKADRNAVSKQVGILKREGKDTTELQEQVKRDAGRMQELDSRLSEIDEEIRSMLLNIPNLIDDTTPIGKDETENVIVRKWGEPRKFDFEPKNHWDIGVDLGIIDFERGVKIAESRFNVLAGLGARLDRAISSLMLDMHREKGYIEMSVPYLVNTKSMVGTGQLPKFAEEAYICERDNLYLISTAEIPVTNLYSDEILDLKQLPVKNTSLTACFRREAGSYGKDTKGLIRNHQFNKVELVKICAQDKSVEEHESLTHDAEMVLQALNLPYRVMALSSGDLGFSSAKTYDLEVWLPGQNCYREISSCSNFKDFQARRANIRYRDADGKVKFAHTLNGSGLAVGRTLVAVLENYQNADGSVVIPEALRPYLGGLDIIKKG; this is encoded by the coding sequence ATGTTAGATTTAAAATTTATCATCAGTAACTTAGAAGAAGTAAAGGAAAAGACAAAAGCAAGAAACTATTCATTTGATTTTGACTGCCTTATTCAAAAAGATGTTTTAAGAAAATCAGTTATTAGTGAAGTAGAAAAATTAAAAGCAGATAGAAATGCTGTATCAAAACAGGTAGGCATATTAAAAAGAGAAGGCAAAGATACTACAGAGCTGCAGGAACAGGTAAAAAGAGATGCAGGCAGAATGCAGGAGCTTGACAGCAGATTATCAGAAATAGATGAAGAAATACGAAGTATGCTTTTAAATATTCCTAACCTTATAGATGACACAACGCCAATAGGCAAAGATGAAACAGAAAATGTGATAGTTAGAAAATGGGGCGAGCCAAGAAAATTTGATTTTGAGCCAAAAAACCACTGGGATATAGGGGTGGATTTAGGAATAATTGATTTTGAAAGAGGTGTAAAAATAGCAGAATCCCGCTTTAATGTTTTAGCAGGGCTTGGTGCAAGGCTGGACAGAGCTATTTCATCATTAATGCTTGATATGCATAGAGAAAAAGGTTATATAGAAATGAGTGTTCCTTATCTTGTTAATACAAAATCAATGGTGGGAACAGGTCAGCTTCCAAAATTTGCAGAAGAAGCATATATATGCGAAAGGGATAATTTATATCTTATATCAACAGCAGAAATCCCTGTTACAAACTTATATTCAGATGAAATATTAGATTTAAAACAGCTTCCAGTAAAAAATACATCTCTTACAGCATGTTTTAGAAGAGAAGCAGGAAGCTATGGTAAAGATACAAAAGGGCTTATTAGAAACCACCAGTTTAATAAAGTAGAGCTTGTAAAAATATGTGCTCAGGATAAATCAGTAGAAGAGCATGAAAGTTTAACTCATGATGCAGAGATGGTGCTGCAGGCATTAAATCTTCCTTACAGGGTTATGGCATTAAGCTCTGGTGATTTAGGTTTTTCAAGTGCTAAAACTTATGATTTAGAAGTATGGCTTCCTGGTCAGAACTGTTACAGAGAAATATCTTCATGCTCTAACTTTAAAGATTTTCAGGCAAGGCGTGCAAATATCCGTTACAGAGATGCAGATGGCAAAGTCAAATTTGCCCATACATTAAATGGCTCAGGGCTTGCAGTTGGCAGAACTCTTGTGGCAGTTCTTGAAAACTATCAAAATGCAGATGGCTCAGTTGTAATTCCAGAAGCACTTCGTCCATATTTAGGCGGACTTGATATTATTAAAAAAGGTTAA
- the rsmI gene encoding 16S rRNA (cytidine(1402)-2'-O)-methyltransferase produces the protein MPVLYVAGVSISENIKDIPEKTLNVINKCSVAVGEERKVSLKLLNAASSSAKLYLINEHTEDKERYEVLKAVEQAEYSVFFSDAGTPCISDPDYKFISMCRDKGVIIKSLPGPSSITSAISVSGINSKTFFFAGFPPREREKRKKFFENIEKSSVTQVFMERPYALSATLKDMLFFKRKVSISLNLDCKDEVTYYDYPDKLLEKLDGVKAPFVIVVSGRK, from the coding sequence GTGCCAGTTTTATATGTTGCAGGGGTATCTATAAGTGAAAATATAAAAGATATCCCTGAAAAAACATTAAATGTAATAAATAAATGCAGTGTAGCAGTTGGTGAAGAAAGAAAAGTATCTTTAAAACTTTTAAATGCAGCTTCAAGCAGTGCAAAGCTTTATTTAATAAACGAGCATACAGAAGATAAGGAAAGATATGAAGTATTAAAGGCTGTGGAGCAGGCAGAATATTCTGTATTTTTTTCAGATGCTGGCACACCCTGCATTTCTGACCCAGATTATAAATTTATAAGTATGTGCAGGGACAAGGGAGTTATAATAAAAAGCCTGCCTGGACCAAGCTCAATAACTTCTGCCATAAGTGTATCAGGTATTAATTCAAAAACATTTTTTTTTGCTGGTTTTCCACCTAGAGAACGCGAAAAACGGAAAAAGTTTTTTGAAAACATAGAAAAAAGCAGTGTTACACAGGTATTTATGGAACGCCCTTATGCTCTTTCTGCCACATTAAAAGATATGTTATTTTTTAAAAGAAAAGTAAGCATATCGCTAAATCTAGACTGTAAAGATGAAGTTACATATTATGACTATCCTGATAAGTTGTTAGAAAAACTTGATGGAGTAAAAGCACCTTTTGTGATAGTAGTAAGTGGAAGAAAATAA
- the mutS gene encoding DNA mismatch repair protein MutS, with translation MQKPKNVTPAMAQFYDIKEQYPDSILFFRMGDFYEMFGDDALTASKILGIALTCRNKSSENQIPLCGIPYHSYMPYLIKLLKAGKKVAICEQLEDPKLVKGVVKRGVTRVVTPATAIDDEAVVAFDNNFLISLYAELDKIYMAAVDVTTGETYLKTIPVDTLEENTHSMEAKEIIANIDVDINNIPVTIRNSGKHYNTALNRVLSHYSVTSEKALFIEDKGYIWALAMVLDYLDDLILTTKLMLPVTLNDADNLIIDSVASSTLELTTSDYGKDNTLFFILNQTSTPMGARFLKNTITRPLRNTAQINTRLDIVEYFINNPSFLSTVNGLLSNIFDIERITSRLISGRATPKDLIWLKLSIKNIPELDAMLQSVPDIFAKYKLDAQEKLYFLIEKSINDEPPAAIKEGGIIKSGYNSHVDELRDIKHNGKSLILEIEERERKATGISQLKIGYNKVFGYYFEVSRINAAKMPAYFERKQTLANSERFITDELRELENKILNAEEKLADIEYSIFQDIRKYASSQADNLRQLAKLIAEIDTIAAFANISIKNNYSRPKILENGIINIKEGRHPVVENKSKDAFVPNDFYLDNDENRLLIITGPNMSGKSTYLRSSALIAIMAHCGCFVPADMAEIPLLDRIFTRVGASDNLSRGESTFMVEMVETANILKNATKNSLIILDEIGRGTSTFDGISIAWAVAEYILNNIGAKTLFATHYFELTEIGEKGKGAQNYTVSVEEWDNEVIFLRKVIKGTADKSYGIYVGKMAGLPESVIKRANEVLSDLENHEDISLMQEKKLPKQKQRFVQPILVFDNSHPVIDELKSIDIDNITPIQAIQILTDLKKKAAL, from the coding sequence ATGCAAAAACCAAAAAATGTTACACCAGCAATGGCACAGTTTTATGATATAAAAGAGCAGTATCCAGATTCTATTCTTTTTTTTCGGATGGGTGATTTTTATGAAATGTTTGGAGATGATGCTCTTACAGCTTCTAAAATATTAGGTATTGCTCTCACATGCCGCAACAAATCATCAGAAAATCAAATACCTTTATGCGGTATACCTTATCATTCTTATATGCCATACCTTATTAAACTTTTGAAAGCAGGTAAAAAAGTAGCAATATGCGAACAGTTGGAAGACCCTAAACTTGTTAAAGGTGTTGTTAAAAGGGGAGTTACAAGAGTTGTTACACCTGCAACAGCAATAGATGATGAAGCAGTTGTTGCATTTGATAACAACTTTTTAATAAGTCTTTATGCAGAACTTGATAAAATATACATGGCAGCAGTTGATGTTACTACTGGAGAAACATATTTAAAAACTATACCAGTAGATACATTAGAAGAAAATACTCATTCAATGGAAGCAAAGGAAATTATTGCAAATATTGATGTAGATATAAATAATATACCTGTTACTATAAGAAATTCTGGAAAGCATTATAATACAGCACTAAACAGAGTTCTTTCTCATTACTCTGTTACAAGTGAAAAAGCATTATTCATTGAAGATAAAGGATATATCTGGGCATTAGCTATGGTCCTTGATTATCTTGATGATTTGATACTTACAACAAAACTTATGCTGCCTGTTACATTAAATGATGCAGATAATTTAATAATAGACAGTGTTGCTTCTTCTACATTAGAGCTTACAACATCTGATTACGGAAAAGATAATACTTTATTTTTTATTCTTAACCAGACATCTACACCAATGGGTGCAAGGTTTTTAAAAAACACTATTACAAGACCTTTGAGAAATACTGCCCAGATTAATACAAGGCTTGATATTGTGGAATATTTTATAAATAACCCGTCGTTTTTAAGCACAGTTAATGGACTTTTATCAAATATATTTGATATAGAGCGTATTACATCAAGACTTATTTCAGGCAGAGCCACACCAAAGGATTTAATATGGCTTAAACTTTCTATAAAAAATATTCCAGAGCTTGATGCTATGCTGCAATCAGTGCCTGATATATTTGCAAAATATAAACTTGATGCTCAGGAAAAATTATATTTTTTAATTGAAAAATCAATAAATGATGAGCCACCTGCTGCTATTAAAGAGGGTGGAATTATAAAAAGCGGGTATAACAGCCATGTTGATGAACTTAGGGATATTAAACATAATGGCAAATCATTAATATTAGAAATAGAAGAAAGAGAAAGAAAGGCAACTGGTATAAGTCAGCTGAAAATAGGCTATAATAAAGTATTTGGATATTATTTTGAAGTTTCAAGAATAAATGCAGCAAAAATGCCAGCATACTTTGAAAGAAAACAGACCCTTGCAAACAGTGAGCGGTTTATTACAGATGAATTAAGAGAGTTAGAAAATAAAATATTAAATGCAGAAGAAAAACTTGCAGATATAGAGTATTCTATTTTTCAAGATATAAGAAAATATGCTTCAAGTCAGGCTGATAATTTAAGACAGCTTGCAAAACTTATTGCAGAGATAGATACTATTGCAGCTTTTGCAAATATAAGCATAAAAAATAATTACAGTCGCCCAAAAATACTGGAAAATGGTATAATAAATATAAAAGAAGGCAGACATCCTGTTGTAGAAAATAAAAGTAAAGATGCGTTTGTGCCAAATGATTTTTATTTAGATAATGATGAAAACAGGCTTTTAATTATAACAGGTCCTAATATGAGCGGTAAAAGCACATATCTTCGCTCCAGTGCATTAATTGCAATTATGGCTCACTGTGGCTGCTTTGTTCCTGCTGATATGGCAGAAATTCCACTGCTTGACAGGATTTTTACAAGAGTTGGTGCAAGCGATAACCTTTCACGGGGAGAATCTACTTTTATGGTTGAAATGGTTGAAACTGCTAATATTTTAAAAAATGCTACCAAAAATTCACTTATTATACTTGATGAGATAGGCAGAGGAACATCCACTTTTGATGGTATTTCTATAGCATGGGCAGTAGCTGAATATATACTAAATAATATTGGTGCTAAAACATTATTTGCCACCCATTATTTTGAGCTTACAGAAATAGGCGAAAAAGGAAAAGGTGCTCAAAACTATACTGTAAGTGTTGAAGAGTGGGATAATGAAGTTATATTTTTAAGAAAAGTCATAAAAGGAACAGCTGATAAAAGCTATGGTATATATGTAGGCAAAATGGCTGGACTTCCTGAAAGTGTTATAAAAAGAGCAAACGAAGTTCTTTCTGATTTAGAAAACCATGAAGACATTTCTCTTATGCAGGAAAAAAAGCTGCCTAAGCAAAAACAAAGATTTGTGCAGCCTATACTTGTTTTTGATAATTCTCATCCCGTAATAGATGAGCTTAAATCTATAGATATAGATAATATTACACCTATACAGGCTATACAGATTTTAACCGATTTAAAGAAAAAAGCAGCTCTATAA
- a CDS encoding LapA family protein: MIRIFKLVIQAVFIGYLIIFSVSNVETVTFKPLMNIAVYNIPLFLLVIITLFIGIVIGALAVWGESLALKSKIKKLNKEIAAEQQEIERLQKLTISSEPAKQESPAVIEETNKTETTSENTQNDIKDALR; the protein is encoded by the coding sequence ATGATAAGAATATTTAAACTGGTTATACAGGCTGTATTTATTGGCTATCTTATAATATTTTCTGTAAGTAATGTGGAAACTGTTACATTTAAACCGCTTATGAATATTGCAGTATATAATATTCCCTTGTTTCTGCTTGTAATTATTACTCTTTTTATAGGTATAGTTATTGGTGCATTAGCAGTATGGGGTGAAAGTCTTGCATTAAAAAGTAAAATTAAAAAACTTAATAAAGAAATTGCAGCAGAACAGCAGGAAATAGAAAGGCTGCAGAAATTAACTATTTCAAGTGAGCCTGCAAAACAGGAAAGTCCAGCAGTTATAGAAGAAACAAATAAAACAGAAACAACTTCAGAAAATACTCAAAATGATATAAAAGATGCATTAAGGTAA
- a CDS encoding HIT family protein → MDRLWATWRMAYITGKHKDTGCVFCNAPKSTKDEEVLILHKGSHCFIIMNLFPYNNGHVMVIPYRHTSDITTLTDEESFEMMKFVRIMTKAIKKSLNPEGFNIGMNIGRPGGAGIADHLHMHIVPRWTGDTNFMPVIGETRVISEHLEATYNKLYTTLQEELKNDKNI, encoded by the coding sequence ATGGACAGATTATGGGCTACATGGCGTATGGCTTATATTACAGGTAAACATAAAGATACTGGCTGTGTATTCTGCAATGCACCTAAAAGCACAAAAGATGAAGAAGTTTTAATATTACACAAAGGCAGCCACTGCTTTATTATAATGAACCTGTTTCCTTATAATAATGGTCATGTAATGGTTATCCCTTACAGACATACTTCTGATATTACTACATTAACAGATGAAGAATCCTTTGAAATGATGAAATTTGTCCGCATTATGACAAAAGCCATAAAAAAATCACTTAACCCAGAGGGGTTTAATATAGGCATGAATATTGGCAGACCGGGAGGTGCAGGGATTGCTGACCATCTCCACATGCATATTGTTCCTAGATGGACAGGTGATACTAACTTTATGCCCGTTATAGGTGAAACAAGAGTTATTTCTGAACATTTAGAAGCAACATATAACAAACTTTATACTACTTTGCAGGAGGAACTAAAAAATGATAAGAATATTTAA
- a CDS encoding MFS transporter, with protein sequence MNNISFKHRISTYTGYIILGLAFGLWAMLVPFVKDSLSVNKAELGLLLLQIAFGSVISMFFTGWTAAKIGCRKTVILSSSLLIICLLVLSISGNIFITAVFMFLFGAGIGMLDVTLNIQGAIVEDGMKKHLMAGFHSMYSFGVFFGILIVTYLLKHFTHITAVFIITGFIFILLVLSIPALLNYGGEVPQKLFIKPARILFILGIICFTAFAAEGVILDWSALFMREVRKIEPQYAGYSFSLFYITMGICRLFGDKIANRFSIKNILFASSMTAVTGILIMLYIPHSWASFIGFTLAGAGLANIVPVTISASGIYKGNMPLSIAVSAVSTIGYFGTLFGPAVMGFVSEMTNLTTAFTLIACLIFLITFLSKGFK encoded by the coding sequence ATGAATAACATATCCTTTAAACACAGAATAAGCACATATACAGGCTATATTATATTAGGTTTAGCTTTTGGACTTTGGGCAATGCTTGTGCCTTTTGTTAAAGACAGTCTCTCAGTTAATAAAGCAGAACTTGGACTTTTACTTTTGCAGATTGCTTTTGGCTCAGTAATCAGTATGTTTTTTACAGGATGGACTGCTGCAAAAATAGGCTGTAGAAAAACAGTGATTTTATCTTCATCATTATTAATTATATGCCTTTTAGTTCTTTCTATATCAGGAAATATTTTTATTACGGCTGTATTTATGTTTTTATTTGGTGCAGGTATTGGTATGCTTGATGTTACACTAAACATACAGGGTGCAATAGTAGAAGATGGTATGAAAAAGCACTTAATGGCAGGCTTTCACAGCATGTATAGTTTTGGTGTATTTTTTGGTATTTTAATTGTAACATATCTTTTAAAACACTTTACCCATATTACAGCTGTATTTATTATTACTGGCTTTATTTTCATACTGCTTGTATTAAGTATACCTGCTCTTTTAAACTATGGTGGAGAAGTGCCACAAAAACTTTTTATAAAGCCTGCACGGATACTTTTTATATTAGGTATTATATGCTTTACAGCATTTGCTGCAGAAGGGGTTATCCTTGACTGGAGTGCATTATTTATGCGGGAAGTGAGAAAGATTGAGCCGCAGTATGCAGGATATTCATTTTCTCTTTTTTATATTACTATGGGAATATGCAGACTTTTTGGAGATAAAATAGCCAACAGATTTTCTATAAAAAATATTCTTTTTGCAAGCAGTATGACTGCTGTAACAGGTATATTAATTATGCTGTATATCCCACACAGCTGGGCTTCATTTATTGGCTTTACATTAGCAGGAGCAGGACTTGCAAATATAGTGCCTGTTACAATTTCAGCTTCAGGCATATATAAAGGCAATATGCCTTTAAGTATAGCAGTTTCTGCTGTTTCAACTATCGGATATTTTGGCACATTGTTCGGCCCTGCTGTTATGGGTTTTGTATCTGAAATGACAAACTTAACAACAGCCTTTACTTTAATAGCCTGTTTAATCTTTCTAATAACATTTTTATCAAAAGGTTTTAAATAA